Proteins encoded together in one Nitrospira sp. window:
- a CDS encoding helix-turn-helix domain-containing protein translates to MDVIGTLQKKQLLRVDEAAKILNVSRWTVYRWVEAGRLGGTRLGAGSLRIFSHTVAALIDLHCVGSIQEEGTDVLSKQGPLKSRAMNARPVGREISRLRQPAAV, encoded by the coding sequence ATGGATGTGATCGGCACGTTGCAGAAAAAACAGCTACTCCGTGTGGACGAAGCCGCAAAGATTCTTAATGTCAGCCGCTGGACGGTGTATCGATGGGTTGAGGCCGGTCGGCTGGGTGGTACACGCTTGGGCGCCGGCAGTTTAAGAATATTCAGTCATACAGTGGCTGCCTTGATTGATCTCCACTGTGTCGGATCGATCCAGGAAGAAGGCACCGATGTGTTATCCAAACAAGGTCCACTCAAGTCGCGGGCGATGAACGCACGACCTGTAGGCCGTGAAATAAGTCGGTTGCGACAGCCGGCAGCGGTCTGA